A single Mangifera indica cultivar Alphonso chromosome 20, CATAS_Mindica_2.1, whole genome shotgun sequence DNA region contains:
- the LOC123204096 gene encoding protein NSP-INTERACTING KINASE 2-like, which translates to MKERGPVLQLCYNQLTGSIPTKLSSLKKLSVVALQSNQLTGAIPASLGDLSMLRRLDLSFNRLFGSIPQKLADAPLLEVLDIRNNTLSGNVPPTLKRLNEGFLYENNLELCAAGFYLLKACSASSRINPSRPEPFGTGTTRNMPETADLQSPCNQTFCSNSSKSHQASIVVGAIVVTNALLAFQDNKHRCYDRLELVLDLVLTWHSI; encoded by the exons ATGAAAGAGCGAGGGCCAg TGTTGCAGCTTTGTTATAACCAGTTAACAGGCAGCATACCCACCAAGCTCAGTTCTTTGAAGAAGCTTAGTGTTGTTGCTCTCCAATCTAATCAGCTCACTGGTGCAATCCCTGCAAGTTTAGGTGATCTGAGTATGTTAAGGAGACTAGATTTGAGCTTCAATCGCTTATTTGGTTCAATCCCGCAAAAATTAGCTGATGCTCCTCTTCTGGAAGTTTTAGACATTCGAAACAATACTCTGTCTGGCAATGTGCCTCCTA CTTTGAAGAGACTGAATGAAGGATTTCTATATGAAAACAATCTGGAGCTATGTGCAGCTGGGTTTTACTTGTTGAAGGCTTGCAGTGCTTCAAGTAGAATCAATCCTAGTAGACCTGAACCTTTTGGAACTGGTACAACAAGAAACATGCCGGAGACAGCAGATTTGCAGTCGCCTTGCAACCAAACTTTCTGCTCAAATTCATCCAAATCTCATCAAGCATCTATTGTTGTTGGTGCAATTGTTGTAACCAATGCATTATTAGCTTTCCAGGATAATAAACACAGATGCTATGACCGTTTGGAACTGGTGCTTGACTTGGTCCTCACGTGGCATTCAATATGA